Within the Streptomyces vilmorinianum genome, the region GCAGCCGTCCGGAGCCGGGCAGCCGTCCGCGGGCGGGCAGCCTTACGCCGCAGGGCAGCCGTCCCCGGCGGAGTACCGGATCGAGGATCTGGCCCACCACAGCGGTGCCACGGTCCGGACGATCCGCGCCTACCAGGACCGCGGTCTGCTGCCCCGGCCGGAGCGCCGGGGCAGGTCCAATGTGTACGGGGACACGCATCTGGCCCGGCTGCGGCAGATCGCGGACCTGCTCGACCGCGGCTACACGCTGGCCTCCATCAAGGAACTGCTCGAGGCCTGGGACGCGGGGCGCGGGCTGGGTGGCGTCCTCGGTCTGGTCGCCGAGGTCGACGGTCCGTGGACGGACGAGAAGGCCGACCGGATCTCCCGCGAGGAGCTGGACGCCACGTTCGGCGGCACGCCGGACGAGGAGGCGGTCCGGGAGGCGATCGAGCTCGGCGTTCTGGAGCCCGTGCCCGGCCGGGCGGACGAGTTCCTGGTCCCGAGCCCCCAGGAGCTGGCCGTGGCGGCCGAGTTGTACGAGGCGGGCGTGCCGCTCTCGGCGATCTCCGGGCACCTGCGGGAACTTCGCGTCCAGGTCGAGCACATCGCCTCCCGTTTCCTGGAGTTCACGACCGAGCACGTCTTCGCGCGCTACCTGGAGCACCGGCCGCCGACGGACGCCGACGCGGCCGCCGCGGCGACGATGGTGCGGCGGCTGAGGCCACTGGCCCAGCAGACGGTGGACGCCGAACTCGCCCGTGCGATGCGCCTGTTCGCCACACGCCACCTGCAGCACCACCTGTCGGCCGAGCCGCCGCCGGTCCGGGACGACGAGCCGCGGCCGGTGACCCTGCCCTCCGGGACGATCCGCGCTGTCCAGCGGCTCGTTGGCGCGGAGAACGTGGCGGCGTTCATCGCGGCGGCCGCCGAACGCGAGGTGCAGACCCGCACATTGGATACCCTTGCCTCAAACCACCATGAAGGAGCGCAAGTCGGTCAAGTGCCCTGATATGACACGCCGCTTGTCCACAGAATCGTCAATTCCCCTGTGGATAAGTCACGTTCGCTGTGGATCAAACATCCGCGCTTCAATTCCGTGGTCGGCCGCTCCGGCCTCCGGCATCCTGGCGCCATGAACCGACCCATGGACGACAGACGCACCGTGAAGGTGTCGAAGTACCTGTCGAAGCATCTGCGCCACCAGCCCGAGCGGATCGGGCTGGTCCTCGACGCGAACGGCTGGACCGAGATCGACACGCTCCTGCGGGCGGCGGCCGAGCACGGTTTCCCGATCAGCCGCGCCGAGCTGGACCATGTCGTCGCCGTCAACGACAAGAAGCGTTTCGCGATCGAGGGGACGCGCATCCGCGCCAGCCAGGGACACACCGTCCAGGTGGACCTGGACCTTCCGGTGGCCGAACCGCCCGCGTACCTCTACCACGGTACGGTCGCGGCCAGCCTGGCCGCCATCCGGGCGGAGGGGCTGCGGCCCATGGCCCGCCACCACGTCCATCTCTCCCCCGACCGGGAGACGGCGACCCGGGTCGGCGCGCGGCGTGGCCGCCCCGTGGTCCTGAGCGTGGACGCCGGCGCGATGCACCGGGCCGGCCATGTCTTCCACCTCAGCGCCAACGGCGTCTGGCTGACCGACGCCGTCCCCCCGGAGTACCTCCGCTTCCCCGACGGCCGGGGATGATCGCCGGCGGACTCGCCGACCATACGGCTGCAGGGCGCCGTTAATCCGCACGGACGGTTTTGTTACAGCCCGCGTGCAGGATCAGGCGTGGTCGGCCAGCTCGCTCATCTCGTACTGGGCGAAGAGGCGCTCCCCCCGGTCGGGGTTCAGGTCCAGGGTCGCCAGCAGCGCGGGGACGGAGATGCTGGGCACCACATGCCTCAGCAGCACGGCGACCCGGCGCTCCAGGTCCTCGCGCTCGCAGAGGATCTGGGACATCGTCTGGATCCCGGCGAAGGCGCCGGCGAAGAGCTCGGCCGTGTCGACCACGTTCACGTGGGGCAACAGCTCGCCCTGAGCCTTGGCCGCCTCGAGGATCTCGGTCACCTGGGCCACCCAGGCGCGGAAGGGCATGGCGCGGTCGACGCCCGTGGCCCCTTGGTCGATGGCCAGGGCGACGCTGGCGCGGACCAGCGGTTCGCGGCGCAGCCGGTACGCGAGGACCATGCCCTGGTCCACCAGCTCCTGCAGCTTGGTCGCCTGCGGTGGCAGCGGCCCGAAGTCCAGCTGGGCGCTGAGCACACCGAGAGCCAGGTCCTCCTTCGAGGAGAAGTGGAAGTACAGCGCGCCCTTGGTGACCTCGGCCCGCTGGAGGACCTCACCGATGGTGGTCCCGTCGTAGCCGCGCTCGGCGAAGACGGTCGCGGCCGCCTCCAGAATCGCCTGTCGCGTCCTGATCGCACGTTCCTGCTGCGCCATGGGA harbors:
- a CDS encoding RNA 2'-phosphotransferase is translated as MDDRRTVKVSKYLSKHLRHQPERIGLVLDANGWTEIDTLLRAAAEHGFPISRAELDHVVAVNDKKRFAIEGTRIRASQGHTVQVDLDLPVAEPPAYLYHGTVAASLAAIRAEGLRPMARHHVHLSPDRETATRVGARRGRPVVLSVDAGAMHRAGHVFHLSANGVWLTDAVPPEYLRFPDGRG
- a CDS encoding MerR family transcriptional regulator, encoding MEDLAHHSGATVRTIRAYQDRGLLPRPERRGRSNVYGDTHLARLRQIADLLDRGYTLASIKELLEAWDAGRGLGGVLGLVAEVDGPWTDEKADRISREELDATFGGTPDEEAVREAIELGVLEPVPGRADEFLVPSPQELAVAAELYEAGVPLSAISGHLRELRVQVEHIASRFLEFTTEHVFARYLEHRPPTDADAAAAATMVRRLRPLAQQTVDAELARAMRLFATRHLQHHLSAEPPPVRDDEPRPVTLPSGTIRAVQRLVGAENVAAFIAAAAEREVQTRTLDTLASNHHEGAQVGQVP
- a CDS encoding ScbR family autoregulator-binding transcription factor — encoded protein: MAQQERAIRTRQAILEAAATVFAERGYDGTTIGEVLQRAEVTKGALYFHFSSKEDLALGVLSAQLDFGPLPPQATKLQELVDQGMVLAYRLRREPLVRASVALAIDQGATGVDRAMPFRAWVAQVTEILEAAKAQGELLPHVNVVDTAELFAGAFAGIQTMSQILCEREDLERRVAVLLRHVVPSISVPALLATLDLNPDRGERLFAQYEMSELADHA